From a single Ornithorhynchus anatinus isolate Pmale09 chromosome 15, mOrnAna1.pri.v4, whole genome shotgun sequence genomic region:
- the ORNANAV1R3234 gene encoding vomeronasal 1 receptor ornAnaV1R3234 yields MDASEMSYGILLLLQIITGIWRNVFLLLVCSRVVFTSHKMYPSDLILVQLALANTIILLTLGIPETMSAWGLKNFLDSFGCKILLYLYRVGRGLVISTTCLLSIFQAVTISPSRPRWAEIKAKLPRSILPSCLFCWVLSLLIEVTTPMYMETSRNLTNIQMTFIMKYCYSISPITVTTLVNTVVLSLRDLFFVGLMSTASGYMVFVLYRHHQQVQHLSGSGRSPRMMPEVRAAKNVITLVTLYVLLYGQGTVTLSILVNMREKSPRLVNYSKILSFTFSAISPFLIIHSNQRLRMFGRRTSPISNLNSTPAPNEVVCP; encoded by the coding sequence ATGGATGCTAGCGAGATGTCTTATGGCATTCTGCTTCTGCTACAGATCATTACTGGCATCTGGaggaatgtcttcctcctcctggtttgTTCTCGCGTGGTCTTTACCAGCCACAAGATGTACCCTTCAGATTTGATCCTCGTGCAGCTGGCATTGGCTAATACCATAATCCTTCTCACTCTTGGAATCCCAGAGACCATGTCAGCTTGGGGGCTGAAGAACTTCCTGGATTCCTTTGGATGTAAAATCCTCTTATACCTCTACCGAGTGGGCCGGGGTCTTGTCATCTCTACCACATGCCtactgagcatcttccaggctgTGACCATCAGTCCCAGCAGACCCCGGTGGGCAGAGATCAAAGCCAAATTACCCAGAAGCATTCTCCCCTCCTGTCTGTTCTGTTGGGTCCTCAGTCTGCTGATAGAGGTAACTACACCGATGTACATGGAGACATCTCGCAATCTCACCAATATTCAAATGACGTTTATTATGAAATATTGCTACTCCATCAGTCCAATTACAGTCACCACTCTGGTAAACACGGTGGTCCTCTCCCTGCGGGACCTGTTCTTTGTGGGGCTCATGAGCAcggccagcggctacatggtgtttgtcctttACAGACACCACCAGCAGGTCCAACACCTCAGTGGATCTGGTCGCTCCCCCAGGATGATGCCCGAGGTCAGGGCGGCGAAGAATGTCATCACCCTGGTCACTCTCTATGTTCTCCTTTATGGACAAGGGACAGTCACGCTGAGCATTTTAGTCAACATGAGGGAAAAATCCCCTCGCCTGGTGAATTACTCCAAGATATTGTCCTTCACCTTCTCGGCCATCAGTCCATTTCTGATCATTCACAGTAACCAGAGATTGAGAATGTTTGGGAGAAGGACATCTCCCATTTCCAACTTGAATTCCACACCAGCTCCTAACGAAGTTGTATGTCCTTGA